The genome window TACAAGAAATCGATTACTCTGGCTTGTTGCAATTgaagtcagtcaattcaggaagtgagtTGAATTTAAAATCAGAACATTTGACAACTTTTGACATAAATAGCTTCTCCTTTTCAGTTTATGGAGAAGTAGTGGAAAAGAGATTCCCTTTTTcattgaattggaatttcagtttacttctaAATTGACTGCATCAATTGAAATTGAGCCTAAACCTGATTACCACAGATGTTAAGGGTATATTCAAAACTTTGCTTTTTTTTGTCCAGGAGTTGGTATAATCCTGGGTCCTGTAACTCGACCTGAAAACAGTTACAAAAGTGTTTATAAAGCAGTTACAAAATGAAATGCAGTTCTGATCATTGTATGTGTTAGCCTACATATAGTGTCATGTGATGGCCAGAAAACACAACTTTCTTTGTGGTTTTCCTTTAACCAGATCATACTATCATTAATTCCAAAGGAATGGATTTTCGATGAGATTTTGATAATCGACTTTGGTCAATGCACTGTGCAGTTACATGGGTCTGTCATTTTGTCTATCAACAAGTAGACTAACACCAATAGGAGTTTGCCAATCTGAGTGATGTGAAATTGATGTCTATTAGGGATGGGTGCGAGGACTAGATTAAAAGTTTATATTCTATTACTAATAATTAAATTCCTGTACACTAAATTTAGAAATGTAACTATAAAATGCAGCAtgtcaagtgttggtcccatgattcatgtgctgaaataaaagatctcagaaagTTTCCGTACGgacaaaaaagcttatttctctcacattttgtgcaGGCATTTTTTTACATCcttgtttgtgagcatttctcctttttcacaataatccatccacctgacagatgtggcatattaAGCTGTAtgaggtgcactttgtgctggggacaataaaaggccgctctaaaatgtgcagttttgtcacacaacacaatgccacagacgtcTGAAGTTTTGAGGTAgtgtgcaattggtatgctgacggCAGGattgtccatcagagctgttgccagatgtCATTttcatttctttaccataagccacttcaacttcgttttagagaatctggcagtatgtccaaccagcctcacaaccacaggcCACTTGTTACCACGCTAGCCCAGGACtcccacatccggcttcttcacctacaGGATTGtcttgagaccagccacccggaaagctgatgaaactgaggagtatttacatctgtaataaagcccttttatgGGGGGAAAAATCCATTCTGATTGGCAGGTCCTGGCTCCcatttttattctgtatatttAGCCGGTTAAATTTATAAGCACTGCCACAATTTCAAGCTCTGTTTATAGTTTGTGGAAGTGCAGTGAAAATACATGACACTTTCTTTTCAGTTGTGTTTCAGAACAACCAGTAATTGGAACAACCAATTGCATACAGGATACATTTTCCCTTCAAACCAGTTTCATTAAAAACTAATATAAGCGTACTGAAAATAATTTTTCATGAGAGTACTCAAACACATTCTTTCAAATGCAATCCCTAATGCCTATCTCGAACACTTTCCAGCTTTCCAAAGCACCTCCCACTCATTAATTTTAAATTTGGCTAAAGAATCAATTACATATATCTACTGGCCCAAATCCAAACATGTTCTACTAGTATCTCCCCATGATGAGTAAACCTGATCGCCATGCTAACTAATGACCTGCACAAAAGGGAAAATGTGAAAATATTGGTTCTCAGTACAAAACCTTAACCCCAAATCCTGGGTGGATTATTGCTGAGCAGATGGTGTGCCAGTCTGGTTCTGCTTTACTACAGGAGCTAGCATTGTTCAATCCCAAACAGACTAGTACCCAATATAGACTGACTATACCATTCACCTGAGAACCCTGTGTACTGCCCTGAAATGGTCTCTCTTTAGAATATTGGTCAAATCATTTGGCAACACTAGGGGGGATTGATTCACTTTCCAAACGAGTCGGATTCAAATACATTTATAGTCAGGGATTCACATTAGGTGAACCTTGTTTGAGGATTTTATTTAGCCTTTTGTCCAGCAGTTTGTTGAATTTAAGAACCAATATTTATGACAACTTGGCCATTACTAATTTATCAGTACTTTCTGAAGTTCATTATCCCTCTTAACCAATGGTTTAAGTGTCCACAAAGCAGACTAGCAAGCCCACAATTAAATAATGGCACTGTATTGATGTTCCGAGTCTGGAACTATGGAATGTTCCACATAAACTGGCTAGAGTGGTGGCTGTCATTGGGGTACGATCAATTGTCTTTTTTTGAAGCCACTGTTAGCTAATAATAGAAGCGTGGCACCCTAGGTCAGGTCAGACATCAGTCAAGCAAATATTCTGCTCCGTACCCATTCACTAACCCCCATGTCTGACTTGCTATAGACCAGATGAATTAAGATATGTTTTTACCAAGATGAACTATTTGTCGGTTAACACCAAATAGAGTTTACACAACAAAAAAACTCATGATCCAATCATTTTCACAGAGATCGGATTATGCGTGGCTTTGTCAACACAGATCTAAGATCCGAAGGGAATTTTGGAAATGTAAAATAACATTTAATGTAAAAGTGATGAAAAGACACAAGATTGAGTCTGGAGATAAAAAAAAGAGCTTCAAATACAAAACAAGTCATTTACAATTGGAATGTTATGCTATCTACCTGACATATACTTTGAAAGTACATTGTACAAGTTGTAATTACATAATAAATACCTAAAGTACGTATTGGTTTGTTGAACCTCCATTTGGTTTCACATACCAACTAACAAATATCACCACAAATAAGTTTAGGAAAAACATTTGAAGATATCACcaataaaaaaaatatgccaTACAAATGGCATAAGAGGAGGCCTTTTCAATGACCTTTACATTTTCCTCATGGACTGTCACACTAAACAGTTATGTAGACTAATACACAGTGGCACAATGGAAATTATATAGACAATGCCTAATATACAATGGAAAGTGCTGCCCTCTACTGTTCCACTGTACACAAAAATCCTAAAACAACCAAAGGATTAACAGACTGACTGAAATTCAAAACTTACTTGCTGGCAAGTAGCAAAAGCTAAAGAGAAACACAAATTAATATCATGCCTTCAGTAAATTATACTTGAAAGAGGCTTAGCCAAGGATATGTGAGCAGATTAACATTGATATGTGCTATTGTCAGACAGTGTCTCATCCTGTCAACAGGGAAGTGAAACAATAACCTGGCATTGGGCCATTCTCATGGCTCGTTTACGAATTGACACGGCGTTAACCAACAGATGACACACTTGCTCCTGATGGCTTGAAAAttcccccaaaacacacacacacttgtaggCCAATCTAAAACTTAGAGGAAAGGACCTGCTTGGGGAAATAATGTCCTACCTCACTGAAAAAAATCAGGACAAACATCATTTGGAATAAAATACCCGTAACACCAATTAACTGAGGTATTTGAGTTCAGTACAAAACCTAGagatcaaataataataatgcatttcATTATCAACATCACTAAAAAAAGTAACAAAGATAATTTGCGCTGAGTGAAATACTACACTTCAACTAGGAATCCCTCTTTCAATTTaaatctcttctctccttcagtAGAGGTTTACATTTTTTTAGATAACCTACCAAGTCCCTGAAATGTCCTATGTCCGTTATTCAAAACGCATTCATTTGTATAGTGTGAAATTATGCAGGGGAAAGGAAGAAGTTGAAGAGCACAGCGAACAAGAGGAAGACTACGTAGCCGACTATGCAAAGCCAGAAGCGCGGGTCCTTCAGGAGCTTCTGGTTGTAGGCGCTGAAGAACACGTAGCCAATGGTCATCCCAGCCACTCCTCCTCCAATGTGCGCCACAAATGAAACCTGAGGGAGACCAGGGAGAAGTCTCATTTCAGTCTAATTTTCCCTTCGAAACCAACAAAGTCATGCTGTGCTACAGCCTTACAATTAGCATCCTCTGCCCTGTCGCTGTGGTTAGTATGTAAAGGATGGACGGTAAAAATACCAGGACCAGTTTAAATGCAGACAGTGCATTTGAAACCGCACTTCTCACAAAGACCAAGAAAACATGAAATAAAAGCAAGATGAGAGAGGGGAAGTAGGTGATAGATTAGTAGCTTATAGCCCAGTCAGTTAGGCTGCTGGAAAGACAAAACAGCTGCAACCCTTATCTTGCTCTCCGCTTCTCCTAAAGCAGAGAACAAAATCAAGGATCACACTCATCACAGTCTAGTGACAGGAATGGCTTGGGTGCAATAATACAGAGGGACCagacaggatgtgtgtgtgacaAAGTGTGTAGAGGGCAATCTGGTTTAGAGATTAGTCAGTCCTGTGTAACTGTAAGCCGTATAATGCAGTTGGGTGGTACTGCTACTGCagtttttctctctctagttttCTATTTAGGCACACTGATAAAAGCCAGAGCTACTCACTGTTATATTGGTCTAGGGTTGGACTTCGCGTTAGAGCCTCTCCAGTTGTGAACTAAAGACTTTTCTAAAAAAGCCTTGCTCTCTGCTGAAACAATACTTATCTGTGGAAAATCTTTCAATGCCATGCATTTTAAGAAGAGAAAGGGCATGCAGGACAAACAAAAGAAGATGTCTTACCTTCAAGCCAACGTCGTGAGTAAGAAATCTTCTGTAAAGGGCGAATCCGACATCTGTCCCGacttgagagaaaaaaaaaaacattgaacatTTAGTTACTGAAATACAACCACAGAGGCGTGGTCGCTGCTGGAACAGTAAACCTTGAGGCACTGGTGGGAAAATAAGTGGAGTGGATCTAGGAAGGGACCTACCGATAATCACAATCACTCCAATACGAAACACTCCAAGGAGAGGAATCATCTCTCTGAAGTTCTGTAGGCCAGGGAGTTACACAAGAGGAAAGAACAGggaaataatgagagagagaaaaaaaaactgcTGAAATAGTAGAATCAGCAGTTAGCCAGAACTCACCACAATAGCGTTCATGAAGTATCCACCTATGAGGGCATATACCCCCCCAGAGGCCCCTACCAGAGCACTGTGGGGATCAAATATGGAGCTGGCCAGGGAGCCTGAGGACAACATGCATGAGAAGGTCATCTATAGCATTATAGACATTTCAGCTATGAAACCCAAACAGGAAAAATCGAACTTTTGAGAAACGAAAGAATGTCGGAGACTTAAGTGTGAAAGGTGATTACCATCTACACAGCTCTGCCTGTGAGTTGCTAGCATTGTACAGTCATGATCAGCAAAAATCCATCCAGAAGAGGTATGTAACAAGTGAGCTAATAATAACATAGGCAACCTGTCGCGCACATTGTGTTGGTTAACCAATCACATGCTATACTATTCATGTCACTAGCTAAAACAGAGTCAACTTAAAAGCAACTTCATTCAGTCGTAACAGACCTTTGAAGACAACTGTGTCTAATTGACTGTGCGTCAATGGACAAAAGGGGGTGTATGTGGATGCCCACCTGCTAGGACGCCTGCCATGTAGACCATGCCCACTTCAAAGCCTTTGTGGACCAGCTCCAGTGGGATACCCAGCAGTAGCTGCATCACCAGGTTGCCCAGGATGTGCTCCACGCTGTGGGGAAGGAAGacatagagaggagatggagaaatggGAGTTGAGACTTAGGAGTAGTGGTGGCGGCAGGACATTTTCACTGGGGTAGCTTGGTCATTGCAGAGGGGTGCTTGTCAAAGAGAAGTTCATCAATCATTGACATTGAAGCCACAGAAAATCTATCAGAAGCAGAAGTGTCAGCTGGTAAAATTGCCAACCAAAGTGAAAACAACTTTGCATTCTAGCATTAAATATTTCACGGCTAATAGgatggcaggttgcctagtggttagagcattgggccagtaatcgaaaggttgctagatcgaatcccccctgaacaaggcagttaacccactgttcctaggccgtcgttgtaaataagaatttgttcttaaccgacttgcctagttaaataaaaggttaaatatcTTCTTATGTGGCTGCTAGAAAAACTAGAACGCAGGCGTCAACAGCCAATCCAGTAGGGGCTAGAAGCTATAGTCAGCTTTTACTGTTCACGCTCCTTCGCGTCACCCAACTGTCCCCCCCGCCCACTTCACTAAAAATTAAATGAGGCTCCATTGTTTCATCACCCACATCATGTTATGTGGATACGTAAGGTCAGGCTGCCTATATGAAACAACACAGTTAATGTTAACTGCAAAACGTTTAGCTTTTAGCTGACGGCTTGGTTGGCACGTATTTGCAAGCAAAGTACATTTCAACACATCCTCAAAAACATTATTGTACCTGAGAAGATCCTCTTAAATTATTTCTGGTAAAAAGTCATGATGGGGTATATTCCACAATTCTGGAGGAAAAAATGCTATCTAAAATCTTCATAAAAGGCATCAGGTAGAAGTAAATTAAGCCATGAATACGAATATAATTGTACATATCTTAAATGACCACATTTGCATGAATTTGATCATATAAGATTGAGGCCCATTCAAAAACAGCACAGGACTTGCACCAGGAAGTAGGCGAGACTTTCATAGGGTATAGCGAGCTATAAGCAACTTTTACATAGTCCGAAGATACATTATCTCAATTAAACAGGATTTTACAACCATTCAAATCCATGCAATTCTGGCTTAGCCAATGAAGAGGCATGGCGTTATGTAGGCTGTGCCGTCTTGCTGAGCGGTCGGAGCACGTTCGTGAGAACAGgattttgagagagagaaatcCTGTGGatttagcactttgtgacatcggctgatgtaaaaatggtTTTATAATTAcgtttgattgatttgattgaaatATTTTAACTTTCGTTATATATTGGCAATTTAAAACAGGCCTATTCTAGAGGGGGCTTACACCACCATCTTGCTACCCCCTAGCGCCGCCAGTGTGAGAGTATGATTGAGTGGATAGCCGAGTGAATGTCTTACCAATGAATCAGAACCTGTGGAAAgactcacaaacacaaacaacgtGCACACTGCAATTTacttttaaaatgttatttttgcTTCAGCCGACATCCAGTGTTTACAGTGAATGCAAGCTCTGTGAACATTTGGGAAATTGCCTTTTAAAGCCTTTCACTTGGACTGAATCGTGACCTCAAACTCTGAAGTCTGAAGAACTGCTTTAGCAGTGGCCAAACAGATGTATAAACAGATGATATGGGAGAGAGTGAATCATTTCAGTGAGATGTGGCAAGGAATGACCTGCAATGCTCGACTCttttggacacagattaagccacaggaggttggtggcaccttaattgggagagggcaggctcatggtaatggctggagcagaatcagtggaatggtttCAAACACATGGCTTCCAtgcgtttgatgccattccagtcgctcttattatgagccatcctcccttcagcagcctcctgtggattacgcctagtcctggactaaaatgtTTGGTCAATGGTAAATCTCCAGTGGGTTTTGGGCATCTGTGTGAGGTGAGGTGACCCTTACCCAGCGTGGACAAACATGTAGGAGACGAAGCGCCACGCCTCCTCCCGCCGGTCAGACTTGTAAGTGAGAGGGCTGTTCCAGATGCCCTCGCCCAGGGTGACCCACTGCTTCTGGGGCTTCCACACCGCATAGTAGATAAACACTGCTAGCTGTCCAGACAGACACAGGTTAGATCAGTGACGAGCTACATAATGACAGGAGGGGTCCTGAAAGGCTAAAACAGCCTTTTGCATTGTGTTGCAGTATGGGCAGAGCAGACCATTATAGCAGAATACAAACATACTCCAAACTGATAACACACAATGGCAACAAAGTTAATGAGAAGAGCAGAGAGAACCCTAGACAAATTTATTTAACAAACTGCGTCGACGTCGCACATTTTTCTACTCACAAACTCATTTCACCTTTAATAACTAACACACATCTCAATTATTTTGCCATAACAAGCTCACCATACTACTAAAATACCTGGGAAATGTCATGGACACACGGTGTACGTAGTGTATGATTACAATCACATTCCTTGGGAGGATAGCCTTAAACCCTGGTCCCAATGTTAATTGTGCTCAAACTCTATTTTCATTGAGCCAACGCATAGGTCTAGGGATTGCTCTAAGAATCTTGGATGAATTCAGACATTGAGATGGATAAGCTGGCCGAGACCTCCcacagcagaaggagagagagaggaatgtctGGTACAAGAGCTCTTCAGTTTGGACCTTAGCCACATCCAAACTCAGAGAGTGTGAATACACAAATACCAATGGTTGGCCCTTTAATCGAGctcgccagcttgtagtcctaaaaaaaCGGAAATGAGTTCcctctggttcgttcagccattcctatgggggaaattaatggggaaagaatagggttttgggataaacatagaaaataaggtctgaggttaacacaggccAAGGAGAAACATTTTATTCTAAGAGATAATAGGTCAGTTAAaatgacctttatgaattatgaagcctttgtACTTCATGTGCTTCAAAACTCACAAAAAGTGACATTAGCTGATtaagattatctcatagaacaaaacgtataagatctcctaagcctgtgtttaccacagaccttatttaTGGCATTTATTTTCTTTAAATTCATTTCCCCATAGGCTTTGTCCAATGAACCATGGTGGAGGTATAATATCAGCTGCACCTCTCTCTTTAAATACCATGTCCAGAGCATTTCCTGAAATCGAAAATTCACTCAGGTATAAGACAATCGTAACAACGTATGCAGATGCAAAAGAGGCTACTTGTTGTCAATGCTGCGCTGCCGTTAGTAGGATGCGTATTAACCATGATGCGTTTTAACCCTCACCTCTCCGATgctgatgaggatgatgaagATGGGAGGGGGACAGCAGTTGGCTCGCTCCCGGTACTGTTCGTGGAGTTCTTCCGGAAGCATCCACTTGGAGATGGAGCGATGGAACCTCTCGCAGCATCCAACCTTCCTATTCCCGCCATCATCACCTCCCGCATCCCCCATCCGTCTCCCATCTCTGTCTACAGGGTCTACGGCGAGGGGGTCCTGCTCTTCAATGTCTCTGTCGAGGGGGTCCTGCTCTTCAATGTCTCTGTCCATCACTCAGATCGTAGCCTAGACAAATAGAGTGGATGAGTCCTACAGTCAAATGAATTGACAGGAGGAACACAATACATTTCAGATCTCTATGAAAGTATGTCATTGTCCTTTCAGTATTGTGTCGAT of Oncorhynchus gorbuscha isolate QuinsamMale2020 ecotype Even-year linkage group LG15, OgorEven_v1.0, whole genome shotgun sequence contains these proteins:
- the LOC123997873 gene encoding rhomboid-related protein 2-like — protein: MDRDIEEQDPLDRDIEEQDPLAVDPVDRDGRRMGDAGGDDGGNRKVGCCERFHRSISKWMLPEELHEQYRERANCCPPPIFIILISIGELAVFIYYAVWKPQKQWVTLGEGIWNSPLTYKSDRREEAWRFVSYMFVHAGVEHILGNLVMQLLLGIPLELVHKGFEVGMVYMAGVLAGSLASSIFDPHSALVGASGGVYALIGGYFMNAIVNFREMIPLLGVFRIGVIVIIVGTDVGFALYRRFLTHDVGLKVSFVAHIGGGVAGMTIGYVFFSAYNQKLLKDPRFWLCIVGYVVFLLFAVLFNFFLSPA